In Pseudomonas hamedanensis, a single window of DNA contains:
- a CDS encoding secretin and TonB N-terminal domain-containing protein, producing the protein MTLFRGTSAVQRGSSRDNLQRSATHVCLGLLLGLLAGEAGAEPSPADLRMTLHIPAQDLAPALDQYSRATGVAVLVDSQLSRGRRSLSVDGEYTAAEALRRLLGGSGLMARYARADAFTLQVAEVEDVPVSADKPSPASAALNRSYATAVQAAIERNLCRSPLTRPGSYRAVLQVWVGRDGVVQHNRLVTSTGDVRRDNALVESFRTLTIDRPTPSALRQPVTLLLLPESAGKRMECTRWEGVSGG; encoded by the coding sequence ATGACGCTTTTCAGGGGTACGTCAGCCGTGCAGCGAGGCAGTTCGAGGGACAATCTTCAGCGTTCAGCGACGCACGTTTGTCTGGGGCTGCTGCTTGGCTTGCTCGCCGGCGAAGCGGGCGCTGAGCCGTCGCCGGCAGACCTGCGCATGACCTTGCACATCCCGGCGCAGGACCTGGCGCCGGCACTGGACCAATACAGCCGCGCCACCGGCGTTGCGGTGCTGGTCGACAGCCAGTTGAGTCGCGGGCGGCGTTCGTTGTCGGTGGATGGCGAGTACACCGCCGCCGAGGCCTTGCGCCGTTTGCTCGGCGGCAGTGGGCTGATGGCGCGCTATGCCCGCGCCGACGCGTTCACCTTGCAAGTGGCCGAGGTCGAAGACGTGCCGGTGTCCGCCGACAAGCCATCGCCGGCCAGTGCTGCGTTAAACCGTAGCTACGCCACGGCGGTGCAAGCGGCGATCGAGCGCAACCTGTGTCGCTCGCCGCTGACCCGCCCGGGCAGCTATCGCGCGGTGTTGCAGGTGTGGGTCGGGCGCGACGGTGTGGTGCAGCACAATCGGCTGGTCACTTCGACCGGTGATGTACGGCGCGACAACGCGCTGGTGGAAAGTTTTCGCACGCTCACAATCGACCGGCCGACGCCCAGCGCCTTGCGCCAGCCGGTCACGTTGCTGTTGTTACCGGAATCGGCAGGGAAACGCATGGAATGCACCAGATGGGAAGGAGTTTCCGGGGGATGA
- a CDS encoding carboxymuconolactone decarboxylase family protein: MSPRLDYYSASPKAMKAMLAMEALTASLSIEQPLLQLIRIRASQLNGCAFCADMHSVDARRAGESERRLYALAVWHDSNFFNPRERAALAWAEAVTLLSQSRVPDDVYQQAREQFNEGELVDLTVAVSAINSWNRLAVSFRQTPSD; encoded by the coding sequence ATGTCCCCGCGTCTGGATTATTACAGCGCTTCGCCCAAGGCAATGAAAGCGATGCTTGCCATGGAGGCGCTGACCGCCAGCCTGAGTATCGAACAACCGCTGCTGCAACTGATCCGCATCCGTGCGTCACAGCTCAACGGCTGTGCGTTCTGCGCTGACATGCACTCGGTGGATGCACGCCGGGCCGGGGAGAGTGAACGGCGTTTGTATGCGCTAGCGGTGTGGCACGACAGCAACTTTTTCAACCCTCGCGAGCGTGCCGCGCTGGCCTGGGCCGAGGCGGTGACACTGTTATCGCAGAGCCGCGTGCCCGATGACGTCTATCAGCAGGCGCGCGAGCAATTCAACGAAGGCGAGTTGGTCGACCTGACCGTTGCGGTCAGCGCCATCAACAGCTGGAACCGCCTGGCGGTGAGTTTTCGCCAGACCCCGAGTGACTGA
- a CDS encoding prepilin-type N-terminal cleavage/methylation domain-containing protein, translating to MRGQDGFTLIEVMVAILLMAVVSLIAWRGLDSVTRADSHLQASSEQSDSLLRVLNQLQRDVDMRAGVELSEPKKVGVDDEPVTAPAAITVRSSDSKGFRLDIIRSAADQPGALQRVRWWVKGDTLYRAVAEARGRYTLPAPGNGVAVLNEVSDVQVRVWEVDKGWRQLSGNRREDPLGLEIRLSRQTAQGVERYRQVMGPLQ from the coding sequence ATGAGGGGCCAGGACGGTTTTACCCTGATCGAGGTGATGGTCGCGATTCTGCTGATGGCGGTGGTGAGTTTGATTGCCTGGCGCGGGCTGGACAGTGTGACGCGGGCGGACAGTCATTTGCAGGCGAGCAGTGAGCAGAGTGACAGTTTGTTGCGGGTATTGAATCAGTTGCAGCGGGATGTGGATATGCGTGCGGGGGTGGAGTTGAGTGAGCCGAAGAAGGTTGGGGTGGATGATGAGCCGGTGACGGCGCCGGCTGCGATTACTGTGCGCAGTAGTGATAGCAAGGGGTTTCGGCTGGATATTATTCGCAGTGCGGCGGATCAGCCGGGGGCGTTGCAGCGGGTTCGCTGGTGGGTCAAGGGTGACACGTTGTATCGGGCGGTGGCTGAGGCGCGGGGTCGGTATACGTTGCCGGCGCCTGGGAATGGGGTTGCTGTGTTGAATGAGGTAAGTGATGTGCAGGTTCGGGTTTGGGAGGTGGATAAGGGGTGGCGGCAGTTAAGTGGGAATCGGCGGGAGGATCCGTTGGGGTTGGAGATTCGGTTGAGTCGGCAGACGGCGCAGGGGGTTGAGCGGTATCGGCAGGTGATGGGGCCGTTGCAATAG
- a CDS encoding GspH/FimT family pseudopilin codes for MNRQLGFTLIELMVVLVIIGIASAAISLSIKPDPLQLLRKDAERVAQLLQVAQAEAHADGRPIVWVSDAKGFRFSRRSDSGKGFDHFAGDAQLRPRAWQSPKVEVRVEPKQKVVLNAEWINPPLQLTLSDGLNRLSVLRDGSGRISLQ; via the coding sequence ATGAACAGGCAATTGGGTTTTACGTTGATCGAGTTGATGGTGGTGCTGGTGATCATTGGGATTGCCAGTGCGGCGATCAGTTTGAGTATCAAGCCTGATCCGTTGCAGTTGCTGCGCAAGGATGCCGAGCGGGTGGCGCAGTTGCTGCAAGTTGCGCAAGCGGAGGCCCACGCGGATGGCCGGCCGATTGTGTGGGTGAGTGATGCCAAGGGGTTTCGGTTTAGTCGGCGTAGTGACAGTGGCAAGGGGTTTGATCATTTTGCTGGGGATGCGCAGTTGCGGCCGCGTGCCTGGCAGAGTCCGAAGGTGGAGGTGCGAGTGGAGCCGAAGCAGAAAGTGGTGCTGAACGCTGAGTGGATTAATCCGCCGCTGCAATTGACGTTGTCGGATGGGTTGAATCGGTTGAGTGTGCTGCGTGATGGCAGCGGTCGGATCAGTCTGCAATGA
- a CDS encoding RNA polymerase sigma factor, translating to MKDAGQSSMGQLFLSSYEDFRVRLRRRLGSEDLANDVLHETWLRVDRMETPPNLLKPNAYLYRMALNIAADRRQADARLLTGTEVEELLQLGDEALDPARVVGGQKEMQALLSALYELPARRRRIFIAARLEEAPHLEISQRFGISTRMVEKEIKAALGFCAARLERKVFQRFGRGAGKPSSE from the coding sequence ATGAAAGATGCCGGACAAAGTTCGATGGGCCAGCTGTTCCTCAGCTCCTACGAGGATTTTCGCGTGCGCCTGCGCCGCCGTCTCGGTTCCGAGGACCTGGCCAACGACGTGCTGCACGAAACCTGGCTACGGGTCGATCGCATGGAGACCCCGCCGAACCTGCTCAAGCCCAACGCCTACCTGTATCGCATGGCCCTGAACATCGCCGCCGACCGCCGTCAGGCCGACGCGCGCCTGCTCACCGGCACTGAAGTCGAGGAACTGCTGCAACTGGGCGACGAAGCCCTCGACCCCGCGCGGGTGGTCGGCGGGCAAAAAGAGATGCAAGCCTTGCTCAGCGCCTTGTACGAACTGCCTGCACGGCGTCGGCGGATCTTTATTGCCGCGCGGCTCGAGGAGGCGCCGCACCTGGAAATCTCCCAGCGATTCGGCATCTCAACGCGCATGGTCGAGAAGGAAATCAAAGCCGCGCTGGGCTTCTGCGCCGCCAGACTGGAAAGAAAAGTGTTTCAGCGGTTCGGTCGCGGGGCCGGAAAACCGTCTAGCGAATAG
- a CDS encoding FecR family protein: MNIFQLKPAEPSVSEHLQSEARDWLILLTSGRATVADARALRQWCEQSGEHARAFEQAKVLWHHLQPAAQRLQAPRGFGRRAFLGGAVAASAAFLLVRATIPGGFEGLGADYITEVGQQRRFEPAPGVQLALNTQTRINQRAVDNGVQGFELISGEVEVQTARSPLAMQAGGGWLRASQARFNLRNTDQQVCVTCLDGAVEVDVEGRSLRLEPGQQVTYDARQVGSVQTVDTAAVMNWRQRVLVFNGATLSQMIDEINRYRPGMLLLLNRDLGQRRVQARFSLDQLAGVALLIRDAYGVKCTELPGGVVVLS; the protein is encoded by the coding sequence TTGAACATCTTCCAACTGAAACCTGCCGAGCCATCGGTCAGCGAGCATCTACAAAGCGAAGCCCGCGACTGGCTGATCCTCCTGACCTCAGGACGCGCCACCGTGGCCGATGCCCGCGCTTTGCGCCAGTGGTGCGAGCAGAGCGGCGAACATGCCCGGGCGTTCGAGCAGGCGAAGGTTTTGTGGCACCATCTGCAACCGGCGGCGCAACGCTTGCAGGCCCCGCGCGGGTTTGGTCGCCGTGCCTTTCTGGGCGGGGCAGTTGCCGCCTCGGCGGCATTCCTGCTGGTGCGCGCCACCATCCCCGGTGGCTTCGAAGGGCTGGGCGCCGACTACATCACCGAAGTCGGTCAACAACGCCGCTTCGAACCGGCGCCGGGCGTGCAACTGGCGCTGAACACCCAGACCCGCATCAATCAGCGCGCGGTCGATAACGGCGTGCAGGGCTTTGAATTGATCAGTGGCGAAGTCGAAGTGCAGACCGCACGGTCGCCCTTGGCGATGCAGGCGGGAGGAGGGTGGTTGCGCGCCAGTCAGGCACGTTTCAACCTGCGCAACACCGATCAACAAGTCTGCGTGACCTGCCTCGACGGCGCGGTTGAAGTCGACGTTGAAGGCCGCAGCCTGCGCCTGGAACCGGGCCAGCAAGTCACCTACGACGCCCGGCAGGTGGGCAGCGTGCAAACCGTCGACACCGCCGCCGTGATGAACTGGCGCCAACGAGTGCTGGTGTTCAACGGCGCGACCCTCAGCCAGATGATCGACGAAATCAACCGCTACCGCCCCGGCATGTTGCTGCTGCTCAACCGCGACCTCGGCCAACGTCGCGTCCAGGCCCGCTTCAGCCTCGATCAACTGGCCGGCGTTGCATTGCTAATCCGCGATGCCTACGGCGTCAAATGCACCGAACTGCCCGGCGGCGTGGTCGTTCTCAGCTAG